A single genomic interval of Lewinellaceae bacterium harbors:
- a CDS encoding transpeptidase family protein: MNVKNELLLRLYVVMLFFILAAGVIGYQLVKISVIEGDKWRKKGTDDYRKYRPIEAERGTIFSADGTPLAVSQPFFDIAVDPCQSKPNDFKANVDSLAYFLARYFQKGKTPQSIASSLKKMRAEGKRYFLVERGATFNDLKKAQSLPLLKLGRYGGGLLYDVQHNNRMRPYKSLAARTIGVYRENNPVGIEKSFDAFLTGESGKKLWQKLNDGDWVPVNDMEAIAPKRGDDVYTTIDVEIQDFAEKTLLQTVTKYQAAYGTIIVMEVKTGAIRAIANLGKSSDGYDEIYNYAVGTAQEPGSTMKLATAMALLEDHGADLNTPVRLDGGKTQFYGEWMYDSHQHGIQTATMMDAFAASSNIGMARLADQFYNNKDRSEQFINRLQQFGLNARTNIEIPGEVSPFIKNAFDYEAGWSKTSIPWMAHGYELKVTPLQMLTFYNAVANKGIKMQPYLVSRIEDEHGLVKSFGPKAFKQPIASLVTIDKAHKLLEEVMRTGTGKDLQSNLVQMAAKTGTSKVGYFHKGQSPDYIASIAGFFPSDDPVYSCIVVIGQPKGAYYGSSVAGPAFKAIAEKCYLRRIAPGDVVNTGNMPSSTQITLPRSSVGFKEDYKDILKTLALEYQDETSSDWILLEGGRVPMEMKRRFVDFEKVPDVIGMGARDASYLMERCGLRVRIEGAGKVVQQSLRPGLTARGQMVQLKLG; this comes from the coding sequence ATGAATGTAAAAAATGAACTACTGCTGCGACTCTATGTCGTCATGCTGTTTTTCATTCTCGCGGCAGGCGTCATCGGTTACCAGTTGGTAAAGATCAGTGTAATCGAAGGCGACAAATGGCGCAAAAAGGGGACGGATGATTATCGTAAATACCGTCCCATCGAAGCAGAACGAGGAACCATATTCAGTGCTGATGGCACACCACTCGCTGTTTCACAACCGTTCTTTGATATCGCAGTTGACCCATGTCAGAGTAAGCCGAACGATTTCAAGGCTAATGTTGATTCTCTGGCGTACTTTCTGGCCAGATATTTCCAGAAGGGAAAGACCCCGCAATCCATTGCTTCTTCGCTGAAGAAAATGAGAGCGGAAGGGAAGCGCTATTTTCTGGTCGAACGAGGTGCAACATTTAATGACCTCAAGAAAGCCCAGAGCCTCCCTCTGTTAAAGCTGGGGCGTTACGGAGGTGGTTTGTTGTACGATGTTCAGCACAACAACCGGATGCGTCCGTACAAAAGCCTGGCAGCCAGAACCATCGGTGTTTACCGGGAAAACAATCCGGTCGGAATTGAAAAATCATTCGATGCCTTCCTGACCGGCGAATCGGGTAAAAAGTTGTGGCAGAAGTTGAATGATGGCGACTGGGTTCCTGTCAATGATATGGAAGCCATAGCGCCCAAGCGCGGAGATGATGTCTATACCACCATTGATGTGGAAATCCAGGACTTTGCCGAAAAGACTCTGTTGCAGACCGTGACAAAGTATCAGGCAGCTTACGGGACCATTATCGTGATGGAAGTCAAGACCGGAGCCATACGAGCGATTGCTAATCTGGGTAAATCGTCCGATGGGTATGATGAGATCTACAATTATGCTGTAGGTACGGCACAGGAACCAGGTTCCACCATGAAACTGGCTACTGCCATGGCTTTGCTGGAAGACCACGGGGCAGATCTGAATACGCCGGTACGGCTGGATGGAGGAAAGACCCAATTTTACGGAGAATGGATGTATGACAGTCACCAGCACGGTATCCAGACCGCGACGATGATGGATGCATTTGCGGCATCATCCAACATTGGAATGGCCCGTTTAGCCGACCAGTTTTACAATAACAAAGATCGTTCGGAGCAATTCATCAACCGGTTACAGCAGTTTGGCCTGAATGCCAGGACCAATATTGAAATCCCCGGTGAAGTTTCTCCTTTTATCAAGAATGCCTTTGACTACGAAGCCGGATGGAGTAAGACATCCATTCCGTGGATGGCCCATGGCTACGAGTTAAAAGTGACGCCGCTGCAGATGCTGACATTTTACAATGCGGTGGCTAATAAAGGGATCAAAATGCAGCCATACCTCGTCAGCAGGATTGAGGACGAGCATGGCCTGGTCAAATCTTTCGGTCCTAAAGCGTTCAAACAACCAATAGCAAGTCTCGTGACCATTGATAAGGCTCATAAACTGCTTGAGGAAGTGATGCGGACCGGGACCGGTAAGGACCTGCAATCGAACCTGGTTCAGATGGCTGCCAAGACCGGTACCTCAAAAGTCGGGTATTTCCACAAAGGACAATCTCCGGACTACATCGCCTCCATCGCAGGATTTTTTCCATCCGATGACCCGGTTTATTCCTGCATTGTCGTGATCGGCCAACCAAAAGGTGCTTACTACGGTAGCTCTGTAGCAGGACCGGCCTTTAAAGCCATAGCAGAAAAATGTTATCTGCGCCGGATTGCACCGGGAGATGTGGTTAATACTGGTAACATGCCCAGTAGTACCCAAATCACGCTTCCCCGGTCCAGCGTCGGGTTTAAAGAAGACTATAAAGACATCCTGAAGACACTTGCCCTGGAATACCAGGACGAAACATCCAGTGACTGGATATTATTGGAAGGTGGGCGGGTGCCAATGGAGATGAAACGCAGGTTCGTGGATTTTGAAAAGGTGCCGGATGTGATCGGCATGGGAGCGCGCGATGCAAGTTATTTAATGGAACGCTGTGGATTGCGGGTCCGGATCGAAGGAGCCGGAAAAGTGGTTCAGCAGTCGCTCCGTCCGGGGCTAACCGCCCGGGGACAAATGGTACAATTGAAATTAGGGTAA